Proteins encoded within one genomic window of Balneolaceae bacterium:
- a CDS encoding tetratricopeptide repeat protein, which translates to MNQLNILGPAELRTHDGKLEHSFLAGPKRLFLLSFLLINKTTGFQRRDRILPLLWPEKGQKSARNALSNMLYHLRKTLGKNCIETRGTEELRVNNELFECDVFAFENAIENHDWQKALKLYRGKLLEGLHIPKASAELDQWLDTHRNHYHNEYLKAAEKAAQQFESSQQYREAVTYRRILYREDPFSIKKVKDLLRSLMYEDKQSEISEIINSHAKQMADEFGENPSAIKKELSDFIEKSKPEIEKKKKYLKATHENSLAVLPFDVLGNHEPTLHFARGLHNDLLTRLSANRQLSVISRTSVLRYEESNQPIPEIARELGVRIIVEGSVQQIENRIRLNIQMIEAETDDHLWAETFDRELTVKNIFDIQSELAGRITESLKGQFTNTNTDQRETEPTQNLDAYLLYTKGRFHLSQRSEAGITKAISYFRQAIDEDKNYAQAWTGLAEAQILAEWYNYPQKSSHTDAMESAVKALSLNPTLGEAHTALGIIYVRRQNGPDALREFKTSVELQPGYAEGHNWLGWMNMVLGRLDESIEPAEKAVTLDPHSPYTRVYLGQIYLANGQPEKALKEVQTAKKIEPEYGVIHFIEGLILYHLGKYEEAEQAQKEALTLLTPHSSPSSSEGVASLAIIYNKTERRNRAEELFKKVLQADDYASAGFVYAAVGDYNKAFEAFDQEEHWGAFTTPTIRYLYPDFLSGIRKDNRFEKVLSSVNSSWEM; encoded by the coding sequence ATGAATCAACTCAACATCCTTGGCCCTGCAGAACTTCGAACGCATGATGGCAAGCTGGAACACTCGTTTCTTGCGGGTCCCAAGCGATTGTTTTTGCTCTCCTTTCTATTGATTAATAAAACGACCGGCTTTCAGCGAAGAGACAGAATTCTCCCCCTGCTTTGGCCGGAGAAAGGACAAAAGAGCGCACGGAATGCTCTCAGCAATATGCTCTACCATTTGAGAAAAACGCTTGGCAAAAATTGTATCGAAACCAGGGGTACAGAAGAACTGAGAGTCAATAATGAACTTTTTGAATGCGATGTTTTTGCTTTTGAAAACGCAATTGAGAATCATGACTGGCAAAAAGCATTGAAACTATACCGGGGCAAGCTGCTGGAAGGTCTTCATATTCCGAAAGCCTCCGCCGAACTCGATCAGTGGCTTGATACTCATCGTAATCACTACCATAATGAGTACCTGAAAGCCGCAGAAAAAGCAGCGCAACAATTTGAGAGCAGTCAGCAGTATAGAGAGGCTGTAACGTACCGGAGGATCCTCTACCGCGAAGATCCGTTCAGCATAAAAAAAGTTAAAGACTTGTTGCGCTCACTCATGTATGAGGATAAGCAATCTGAAATTTCTGAGATTATAAACAGCCACGCCAAGCAAATGGCCGATGAGTTTGGAGAGAATCCATCTGCAATCAAAAAAGAGCTCTCTGATTTTATTGAGAAGAGTAAACCTGAAATTGAAAAGAAGAAAAAGTATCTGAAAGCCACACATGAAAACTCTTTGGCTGTGCTTCCGTTTGATGTTCTGGGAAACCACGAACCTACCCTGCATTTTGCCAGAGGTCTGCACAACGACTTGTTGACCCGCCTCTCCGCCAACAGGCAGCTATCGGTGATATCCAGAACATCTGTTCTTCGGTATGAAGAGAGCAATCAGCCGATTCCCGAAATTGCTCGTGAACTGGGTGTACGAATTATTGTTGAAGGGTCGGTTCAGCAGATCGAAAACAGAATTCGGCTTAATATTCAGATGATTGAAGCTGAGACAGACGACCATCTCTGGGCAGAGACGTTCGACCGGGAACTGACGGTAAAAAATATATTTGATATTCAAAGCGAACTGGCCGGGCGAATTACCGAGAGTTTGAAAGGGCAATTTACCAATACAAATACGGATCAGCGCGAAACGGAACCGACCCAGAACCTCGATGCCTACCTGCTGTACACCAAAGGACGGTTTCATCTGAGTCAGCGCTCAGAAGCCGGTATTACGAAAGCGATCAGCTATTTCAGGCAGGCTATTGACGAAGATAAAAACTATGCGCAGGCATGGACCGGCCTGGCTGAGGCGCAAATTCTGGCCGAGTGGTACAACTATCCTCAGAAGTCTTCTCATACGGATGCTATGGAATCGGCTGTAAAGGCGCTTTCGCTGAATCCAACACTTGGTGAAGCTCACACTGCACTTGGAATCATCTATGTGCGCAGGCAAAACGGACCGGACGCACTTCGTGAATTCAAAACCTCTGTGGAACTGCAACCCGGATATGCGGAAGGACACAACTGGCTTGGATGGATGAATATGGTTCTGGGACGGCTTGATGAGTCGATTGAACCCGCAGAAAAAGCAGTGACACTTGATCCCCATTCACCCTACACACGGGTTTACCTGGGACAAATTTACCTGGCCAATGGCCAGCCGGAAAAAGCACTCAAGGAAGTTCAAACTGCAAAAAAGATTGAACCGGAATATGGTGTTATCCACTTCATAGAGGGATTGATCCTCTACCACCTGGGCAAATACGAAGAAGCTGAACAGGCCCAAAAAGAAGCATTAACGCTTTTAACTCCACACAGCTCTCCATCTTCATCAGAGGGGGTCGCTTCTCTGGCAATTATTTACAATAAGACAGAGCGAAGAAACAGAGCTGAAGAGCTTTTCAAAAAAGTTCTGCAGGCAGACGATTACGCCTCTGCCGGTTTCGTTTATGCTGCAGTGGGAGATTATAATAAAGCATTTGAAGCATTTGATCAGGAAGAGCATTGGGGTGCCTTCACAACACCAACCATCCGGTATCTCTATCCCGATTTTTTATCAGGAATACGAAAAGACAACCGTTTTGAGAAAGTACTAAGCAGTGTAAATTCAAGCTGGGAAATGTAA
- a CDS encoding glycoside hydrolase family 2 TIM barrel-domain containing protein — translation MRAQKLCLLLITFLFTFTSLNLHAQSWQPAGDKIKTTWGENLNPENVWDAYPRPMMEREEWMNLNGLWDYAIRPVNSPAPNSYDGEILVPFAVESSLSGVMQRLGTENELWYEREIEIPSDWNGKDIILHFGAVDWKAEVWLNDIKIGTHTGGYAPFSFDITPYLADGSQTLVVKVWDPTDEEGQPRGKQVNEPGGIYYTPVSGIWQTVWLEPVGEASIQDFRQTPDIDKGIVTFSVDTRNAQPGDLYEVIVRDEGEVVARQKSAVDQSLDIPIPDAKLWSPESPFLYRTEIVLHRDGEEVDRFDSYFAMRKISMERDDEGKFRLHLNNEKYFQFGTLDQGWWPDGLYTAPSDEALKYDIEKTKELGFNMIRKHVKVEPARWYMHADELGMLVWQDMPNGGGQPNWQRTQFFDDGVLTRPPKEEAIYKKEWKEVIDYLYNQPSIVVWVPFNEGWGQFRTKEITEWTKELDPSRLVNSASGGNHFPGVGDILDLHNYPPPEMHLYDGMKANVMGEYGGIGLVMDNHLWDTEKENWGYVSYQSVDEVTDEYVNFAEMLIDFVSGGFTGAIYTQTTDVEGEVNGLMTYDRKRMKVDAERVREINRKVIEALE, via the coding sequence ATGCGAGCTCAAAAACTCTGTCTACTGTTAATAACTTTCCTCTTCACATTCACATCATTAAATCTTCACGCCCAATCCTGGCAACCGGCGGGAGATAAAATCAAAACCACGTGGGGTGAGAATCTGAATCCCGAAAATGTGTGGGATGCCTATCCGCGGCCGATGATGGAGCGGGAGGAGTGGATGAACCTGAACGGGTTGTGGGACTATGCCATTCGTCCGGTCAACAGCCCGGCGCCGAATTCCTATGACGGCGAGATTTTGGTACCGTTTGCGGTGGAGTCGAGCCTCTCCGGGGTGATGCAGCGGCTGGGCACGGAGAACGAACTTTGGTACGAGCGGGAGATCGAGATTCCGTCGGACTGGAACGGCAAGGATATTATTCTGCACTTTGGAGCGGTGGACTGGAAAGCGGAGGTGTGGCTGAACGACATTAAAATTGGTACGCACACCGGCGGGTATGCACCGTTTTCGTTTGATATCACGCCGTACCTGGCGGACGGTTCGCAGACATTGGTGGTGAAAGTGTGGGATCCCACGGATGAGGAGGGTCAGCCGCGCGGCAAGCAGGTGAATGAGCCGGGCGGAATTTACTACACGCCGGTCTCCGGAATCTGGCAAACAGTGTGGCTGGAACCGGTCGGCGAAGCATCGATCCAGGATTTCAGGCAGACACCGGACATCGACAAGGGAATTGTCACCTTCAGTGTAGACACCCGAAACGCTCAACCCGGCGATCTGTATGAAGTGATTGTCCGCGATGAGGGAGAGGTTGTGGCCCGGCAAAAATCAGCTGTGGATCAATCGCTCGATATTCCTATTCCGGATGCGAAATTATGGTCGCCGGAATCGCCGTTTTTGTATCGAACGGAAATTGTGTTGCATCGCGACGGGGAAGAGGTGGATCGCTTCGACAGCTATTTTGCGATGCGGAAAATCAGCATGGAGCGGGATGACGAAGGAAAATTCCGGCTGCATCTGAACAATGAAAAATATTTCCAGTTCGGCACGCTGGACCAGGGCTGGTGGCCGGACGGGCTCTACACCGCACCGAGTGATGAGGCGCTGAAGTACGACATCGAAAAGACGAAAGAGCTTGGATTTAACATGATCCGCAAGCACGTGAAAGTGGAGCCGGCGCGCTGGTACATGCATGCCGACGAGCTCGGGATGCTGGTGTGGCAGGATATGCCGAACGGTGGCGGCCAGCCCAACTGGCAGCGAACGCAGTTTTTTGATGATGGAGTGCTGACGCGTCCCCCGAAAGAGGAGGCGATCTACAAGAAGGAGTGGAAAGAGGTGATCGACTACCTGTACAACCAGCCAAGTATCGTGGTGTGGGTGCCGTTCAACGAGGGCTGGGGTCAGTTTCGAACCAAAGAGATTACGGAGTGGACGAAAGAGCTGGATCCCTCGCGGCTGGTGAATTCGGCATCGGGCGGAAACCATTTTCCCGGCGTGGGCGATATCCTGGACCTGCACAACTACCCACCGCCGGAGATGCACCTGTACGACGGCATGAAAGCCAACGTGATGGGCGAGTACGGCGGCATCGGCCTGGTGATGGACAATCATCTTTGGGACACTGAAAAAGAGAACTGGGGCTATGTGTCGTATCAATCCGTTGATGAAGTGACAGACGAATACGTGAATTTCGCCGAAATGCTGATCGACTTTGTGAGCGGCGGATTTACAGGTGCCATTTATACGCAAACCACGGATGTTGAAGGAGAAGTGAACGGTCTGATGACCTACGACCGCAAGCGCATGAAGGTGGATGCGGAACGGGTGAGAGAGATTAATCGGAAGGTGATTGAGGCGCTTGAATAG
- a CDS encoding FAD-binding oxidoreductase translates to MSSSKMDSSFFDTLAKDVSGPVILKGESNYEEFRKGWNGFFDKFPAAIVRCETEEDVVQSVEFVKKHDLPFSVRSGGHDYAGKSICDGGLVVDLSLMKSIEIDTAEEVAIVGPGVRWGEFDEAAQEHGLATTGATVSTVGIAGYTLGGGTGYLARKHGLALDNLLSARIVTASGEAVLANEHHNQDLFWAIRGGGGNFGIVTSFEFQLHETGPEIMAGQVVFPIKQAGDVLRFYREFMEDAPDELTCYAFFLNAPPIDAFPEKFHGKPVLSLVIGHTGDIKTATKELSPLLNFGDPMLNAVEPMPYTTAQKMFDEGMASGNRWYSKAHYMNEISDAAINTVLEHTEQIAGALSVAYFEPMGGKINRVEPELTAFPHRDAAYSLHIFAGWPESAPDEEPMNWVKEFHTAMSPYSSGGVYVNLMGQDEERRIPDAYGSNYERLKKIKKEWDPHNLFRSNQNIEPA, encoded by the coding sequence ATGAGCTCATCAAAGATGGACAGTTCATTTTTTGATACACTTGCTAAAGATGTTAGCGGACCGGTTATTTTAAAAGGCGAATCTAACTATGAAGAGTTTAGAAAGGGCTGGAACGGTTTTTTCGACAAATTTCCCGCAGCTATCGTGCGCTGTGAAACTGAAGAAGACGTTGTTCAATCTGTCGAATTTGTGAAAAAACATGACCTTCCATTTTCGGTCAGAAGCGGAGGTCATGATTATGCCGGAAAATCCATTTGCGACGGCGGACTCGTGGTTGATCTCTCCCTTATGAAATCGATCGAAATTGATACGGCTGAAGAAGTGGCAATTGTTGGGCCGGGAGTTCGATGGGGTGAATTTGATGAAGCCGCACAAGAGCACGGCCTGGCAACGACCGGGGCAACGGTATCAACCGTTGGTATTGCCGGCTATACACTCGGCGGCGGGACCGGCTATCTTGCCCGGAAACATGGCCTGGCGCTGGATAACCTGTTGTCAGCGAGGATTGTGACGGCATCCGGGGAAGCAGTGCTGGCAAACGAACATCACAATCAAGATCTGTTCTGGGCCATTCGCGGTGGCGGCGGGAATTTCGGGATTGTAACTTCATTCGAATTCCAGCTCCACGAAACAGGTCCTGAGATTATGGCCGGCCAGGTAGTTTTCCCGATCAAGCAGGCCGGGGATGTGCTGCGGTTTTATCGTGAATTTATGGAGGATGCACCTGATGAACTGACCTGCTACGCATTTTTTCTGAATGCGCCTCCTATCGATGCATTCCCGGAAAAATTTCACGGCAAACCGGTTCTTTCACTGGTTATTGGTCACACGGGAGATATTAAAACTGCAACTAAAGAGCTCAGTCCGCTTCTCAATTTTGGCGATCCGATGTTGAATGCCGTAGAGCCTATGCCATATACAACGGCACAAAAAATGTTTGATGAGGGCATGGCAAGCGGAAACCGGTGGTATTCGAAAGCGCACTACATGAATGAGATTTCAGATGCTGCGATCAACACAGTTCTGGAACATACGGAACAGATCGCGGGGGCTTTATCGGTCGCCTATTTTGAACCAATGGGCGGCAAGATCAACAGGGTTGAACCGGAACTAACGGCATTTCCACATCGTGATGCTGCATATTCACTCCACATATTTGCCGGTTGGCCCGAATCGGCTCCGGATGAGGAGCCAATGAACTGGGTAAAAGAGTTCCATACTGCCATGTCGCCTTACTCCAGCGGCGGTGTATACGTCAACTTAATGGGCCAGGATGAAGAACGCCGGATACCTGACGCCTATGGTTCTAATTATGAAAGGCTGAAAAAGATCAAGAAAGAGTGGGACCCGCATAACCTGTTTCGGAGCAATCAGAATATTGAACCGGCGTAA